A portion of the Anser cygnoides isolate HZ-2024a breed goose chromosome 25, Taihu_goose_T2T_genome, whole genome shotgun sequence genome contains these proteins:
- the RBM15 gene encoding RNA-binding protein 15 has translation MKGKERSPAKAKRSRGGGEDSASSSSSSAAAARGERSGKKPGGSGGSNGGGGKAAAASADGGGGRRGPHPDKAARAGSREYEAGAAAAAGGGGGRHGYGGGKAAEPSRSGSSRGGGGGESRAPAAAAPSSEAGGGGEYKTLKISELGSALSDEAVEDGLFHEFKRFGDVSVKISRLPPGTGAADERVAFVNFRRPEDARAAKHARGRLVLYDRPLKIEAVYVGSGGGSGRRRGSRSPALLDKESPYGAAAVGVAAAAAAAVRHPPAGATQRALSPAGSGGALGYRDYRLQQLALGRLPPPPPLPRELERERDYGGFYEARVRPAYGLERVAGVAAAGGFRGGGGGAGAAGEEEISPEDDQRANRTLFLGNLDITVSETDLRRAFDRFGVITEVDIKRPGRGQTSTYGFLKFENLDMAHRAKLAMSGKVLLRNPIKIGYGKATPTTRLWVGGLGPWVPLAALAREFDRFGTIRTIDYRKGDSWAYIQYESLDAAQAACAHMRGFPLGGPDRRLRVDFADTEHRYQQPYLQPLPLPPPAHYELVAEAAAFGAHRGAPPDPLRGARDRTPPLLYRDRDRDLYPETEWVPPPPPVRDRSNRAAAYDPLESLERRRDGWSLERDRGERELGSSSREQPRKRRLAEDGGRHLDRSPDSERSSSSRKRHCLATTSPPDRSPELLGGRERYSSDPERSSSRLLLLERPSPIRESRRGSLEQGQNEKRDRKNSAERERKHRASAAAAAQECKSPAKKDERATEGGGGGSRLKPPPQKQQQDGAPQAGGASKLCLAWQGMLLLKNSNFPSNMHLLQGDLGVASSLLVEGATGGKVAQLKITQRLRLDQPKLDEVNRRIKVAGPNGYAILLAVPGTSDNRSAAGASEAATTSTQRPLRNLVSYLKQKQAAGVISLPVGGNKDKENSGVLHAFPPCDFSQQFLDSTAKALAKSEDDYLVMIIVRGAS, from the coding sequence atgaAGGGCAAGGAGCGCTCCCCCGCCAAGGCCAAGCGCTcgcggggcggcggcgaggactcggcctcctcctcctcctcctcggcggcggcggcgcgcggcGAGCGGAGCGGCAAGAAGCCGGGCGGCTCCGGCGGCTCCAACGGCGGCGGCgggaaggcggcggcggcctcgGCGGACGGCGGCGGCGGACGGCGGGGCCCGCACCCGGACAAGGCCGCCCGCGCCGGCAGCCGCGAGTATgaggccggggcggcggcggcggcgggcggcgggggcgggcggcacGGCTACGGCGGCGGCAAAGCCGCGGAGCCGTCGCGGAGCGGCAGcagccggggcggcggcgggggcgagtcccgggccccggcggcggccgccccgtcCTCcgaggcgggcggcggcggcgagtACAAGACGCTGAAGATCAGCGAGCTGGGCTCGGCGCTGAGCGACGAGGCGGTGGAGGACGGGCTCTTCCACGAGTTCAAGCGCTTCGGCGACGTGAGCGTCAAAATCAGCCGCCTCCCGCCCGGCACCGGCGCCGCCGACGAGCGCGTGGCCTTCGTCAACTTCCGCAGGCCCGAGGACGCCCGCGCCGCCAAGCACGCCCGCGGCCGCCTCGTGCTCTACGACCGCCCGCTGAAGATCGAGGCCGTCTACGTGGGGAGCGGCGGAGGGAGTGGCCGGCGGCGCGGCAGCCGCTCCCCGGCGCTGCTGGACAAGGAGTCGCCCTACGGCGCGGCGGCCGTGGGGgtcgcggcggcggcggcagcggctgTGCGGCACCCCCCGGCCGGGGCGACGCAGCGGGCCTTGTCCCCcgccggcagcggcggggccctgggctaTCGAGACTACCGGCTGCAGCAGCTCGCCCTCGGCCGCCTGCCACCTCCGCCCCCTCTGCCCAGGGagctggagagggagagggactACGGGGGCTTCTACGAAGCGCGAGTGCGGCCGGCCTATGGGCTGGAGCGGGTGGCCGGTGTGGCGGCTGCCGGGGGCTTCCGCGGAGGAGGCGGGGGCGCCGGAGCCGCCGGCGAGGAGGAGATCAGCCCGGAGGACGACCAGAGAGCCAACCGCACGCTGTTCCTGGGCAACCTGGACATCACCGTAAGCGAGACAGATTTACGCCGAGCCTTCGACCGTTTCGGGGTCATCACTGAGGTGGACATCAAAAGGCCGGGTCGGGGGCAAACCAGCACGTACGGTTTTCTTAAATTTGAAAATCTGGACATGGCGCACCGGGCCAAGCTGGCCATGTCAGGAAAGGTGCTTCTGCGCAACCCCATCAAGATCGGCTATGGTAAAGCCACGCCGACCACCAGGCTTTGGGTGGGTGGCCTGGGGCCCTGGGTGCCCCTTGCTGCCCTGGCCAGGGAGTTTGATCGTTTTGGCACCATTCGCACTATTGATTACCGCAAAGGTGACTCGTGGGCCTACATCCAGTACGAGAGCTTGGACGCGGCGCAGGCGGCCTGTGCCCACATGCGTGGCTTTCCCTTGGGCGGGCCGGATCGCCGGCTCCGCGTAGACTTTGCGGATACTGAGCATCGGTACCAGCAGCCCTacctgcagcctctgcccctGCCGCCCCCTGCTCATTACGAGCTAgtggcagaggcagctgctttTGGGGCTCACCGGGGGGCCCCGCCTGATCCGCTCCGGGGGGCCCGGGACAGGACGCCACCGTTACTCTATAGAGACCGTGACAGAGACCTTTATCCCGAGACGGAGTGGGTGCCACCCCCGCCCCCTGTACGGGATAGGAGTAACCGGGCAGCTGCCTACGACCCCCTGGAAAGCCTAGAACGGCGTCGGGATGGTTGGTCCTTGGAGCGGGACCGAGGGGAGCGGGAGTTGGGCAGCAGTAGTAGGGAGCAGCCAAGAAAGCGGAGGCTGGCAGAGGATGGAGGCCGGCACTTGGACCGCTCGCCAGACAGCGAGCGCTCGTCTTCCTCCCGAAAGCGTCACTGCTTGGCCACCACCTCTCCCCCAGACCGCAGCCCAGAGCTCCTCGGAGGGAGGGAGCGTTACAGCAGCGACCCGGAGCGCTCGTCCTCCCGCCTGCTCCTGTTGGAGCGGCCCTCACCCATTCGGGAGTCGCGCAGGGGCAGCCTGGAGCAGGGCCAAAACGAAAAGCGCGACCGCAAGAATTCCGCTGAAAGGGAGCGGAAGCATCGCGCTTCTGCGGCAGCCGCCGCGCAGGAGTGCAAAAGTCCAGCCAAAAAGGATGAACGCGCTACGGAAGGAGGTGGCGGAGGCTCCCGGCTCAAACCTCCgcctcagaagcagcagcaggatggagcGCCGCAGGCCGGGGGAGCCTCCAAGCTGTGCTTGGCTTGGCAGGGGATGCTTCTGCTGAAGAACAGCAATTTCCCGTCCAATATGCATCTGCTTCAGGGGGACCTCGGAGTTGCCAGCAGCCTCCTGGTGGAAGGAGCGACCGGCGGGAAGGTGGCGCAGCTCAAGATCACGCAGCGTCTGCGTCTGGACCAGCCCAAGCTGGACGAGGTGAACCGCCGCATCAAAGTGGCGGGCCCCAACGGCTACGCCATCCTTTTGGCTGTGCCGGGCACATCAGACAACCGCTCCGCAGCCGGAGCTAGCGAGGCCGCTACGACCTCCACCCAGAGGCCGCTCAGGAATCTGGTGTCCTACCTAAAGCAAAAGCAGGCTGCTGGGGTGATCAGCCTCCCTGTGGGGGGCAACAAAGACAAGGAGAACAGCGGGGTCCTGCACGCCTTTCCGCCCTGCGACTTCTCCCAGCAGTTCCTGGACTCCACGGCCAAGGCGCTGGCCAAATCAGAGGACGACTATCTGGTCATGATCATTGTCCGGGGGGCGTCCTAA